One Hordeum vulgare subsp. vulgare chromosome 4H, MorexV3_pseudomolecules_assembly, whole genome shotgun sequence DNA window includes the following coding sequences:
- the LOC123449469 gene encoding uncharacterized protein LOC123449469: MRGRRTAPRRPDEMTDSILTPSEHAAAGAGDHYGDGAGELCQYQHGGPARAPRLGLEIREPFLHLIASMRAALNPAAADGGAGPEGEEAPAGKNQGRRRLTRVGLRALQFGQNKIARTDVVEIAAKFQYKKPKKIVLQVHRDNAFVKVDILWSNILAMSARFDDPRFDTLRINVKCPSERYTATQPTAARMHLRWQRCDDVQPRTFFLWFDKGTLERAYGKMMYADPSLLLLPSRFPGQEEQEAHATNAQQIVAAVPFPAIPRWGGAHHDGRLSKHWG; encoded by the exons ATGCGCGGGCGCCGCACCGCCCCCCGCCGGCCAGACGAGATGACGGACTCCATCCTCACGCCGTCGGAGCACGCGGCCGCCGGCGCGGGCGATCACTACGGCGACGGAGCAGGCGAGCTGTGCCAGTACCAGCACGGCGGCCCCGCCAGGGCGCCGCGGCTGGGGCTCGAGATCCGGGAGCCCTTCCTGCATCTGATCGCGTCCATGCGAGCCGCGCTCAACCCCGCGGCCGCCGACGGCGGCGCCGGcccggagggggaggaggcgccAGCGGGGAAGAATCAGGGCCGGAGACGGCTGACGCGGGTGGGACTGCGGGCGCTCCAATTCGGCCAGAACAAG ATCGCTAGAACGGACGTGGTCGAAATAGCGGCCAAGTTCCAGTACAAGAAGCCCAAGAAGATCGTGCTCCAGGTGCACCGGGACAACGCCTTCGTCAAGGTCGACATCCTCTGGTCCAACATACTGGCCATGTCGGCGCGCTTCGACGACCCGAGATTCGACACGCTGAGGATCAAT GTGAAATGCCCGTCCGAGCGGTACACTGCCACTCAACCTACAGCTGCAAGAATGCATCTCCGATGGCAGCGGTGCGACGATGTTCAGCCAAG GACCTTTTTCCTCTGGTTTGACAAGGGGACGCTGGAGAGGGCCTACGGCAAAATGATGTACGCCGACCCTTCGCTGCTTCTACTGCCGTCGCGCTTTCCCGGACAGGAGGAACAagaagcccatgcaacaaacgccCAACAAATCGTCGCTGCCGTTCCCTTCCCCGCCATTCCTCGGTGGGGCGGCGCTCATCATGATGGCAGGCTCAGCAAACACTG GGGCTGA